The following is a genomic window from Deltaproteobacteria bacterium.
CTCGGGAGGAAAGAAGATGCCATAAAGGAGTATACCGAGGTCGCCAAGGCCAATGCCCAGAGGGGCTTCTACCTGAAGGCCATAGCCGTCTACAAGCAGATATTGAAGCTTGACGACGCGATCGAAGTCCACAACAAGCTCGCCGAACTCTACACCAAGCAGAGGCTTATCGCGGACGCGATAAGCGAGTACAGCTATATCGTCACCTACTTCGAGCGCCGCGGGAAATCAGCCGAGGTGCTCGATCTTCTCAAAAAAATGGTCGAGGTGGACCCTGACAACATAGGGGTCCGCTTGAAGCTCGCCGAGATATACCAGCGCATGTCGTTCGACAAGGACGCCATGGCCGAGTATTCGCTTATATTCGACAGGCTCGTCTCGCAAGGCAAGCTCGACAGGGCCGAGAAGATGTACCAGGGCCTTTATAATAGCAGCCCAGCGAACGAGCAGGTCATGGCAGGCCTCGCGGAGGTCTATAGGCTCAAGGGCGATACCCACCAGCAATTGAAATTTCTCAAAGCGCTCCTTAAGTCTTATAACGCCTCTTCCAGGACCGATGAGGCAAAAAAGACGGCCCTGGCCATAAGCGAGATAAGCCCTAACGACCCTGATGCGGCGGTCTTCCTTAAAAGGACGGAGGAGGACGGGTGGGCGGGGC
Proteins encoded in this region:
- a CDS encoding tetratricopeptide repeat protein; amino-acid sequence: MALKEKLIDKAQKLAQKGYLDKAIAEYRAAVDADPRDISIRLRIGDLFVKLGRKEDAIKEYTEVAKANAQRGFYLKAIAVYKQILKLDDAIEVHNKLAELYTKQRLIADAISEYSYIVTYFERRGKSAEVLDLLKKMVEVDPDNIGVRLKLAEIYQRMSFDKDAMAEYSLIFDRLVSQGKLDRAEKMYQGLYNSSPANEQVMAGLAEVYRLKGDTHQQLKFLKALLKSYNASSRTDEAKKTALAISEISPNDPDAAVFLKRTEEDGWAG